The Rheinheimera mangrovi genome contains the following window.
GCCCCCGCCTGTACCAGCAAAGCTCCTAGTTTTTCATCAACCACAGCTTGCTGCTCAAGCTGCTGGCTAATTTTGGCAGGCACAGTGATCTGAATTTTGCTGCTGTCCTGAATAAATTCAAACACATCCTCCAACTCTTTTTTACTGACGGCAGAATTCAGTTCAATAAAAAGCTGCAAGTAACAGGTTTCCGGGTCAAAGTCGTCTTTAAAATGGGGCAGCAATCTGACCTGTTGCAACTGACCCAGCGTCGACAGAAAACCTAATTGGGATAAAGGGTCCATGCCATCACGGAACACATCAGGACCATACTGAATATCTATCAACCAGTTCTCAGAGCTCTGTGCAGGCTCAGCTTCGTCAACTACAGTTACTGGCGACGGATCCAGATAGCGATTTAACGCCACCAGCAACAATTCGCCAGCCTGAAAATCAAGCTCAATGGCTGGGTCCTGTAACTGTCGAACCATAGTAGTTAAGTGGTCCTGACTGGCGAAACACAGATTAATCAGCGTTTCATCCATGGCCAGCTCACGAGAGCGGACTTTATCCAGCACACTCTCCACACTATGAGTAAAAGCCACTATATGGTCATAACCAAACAAACCTGCAGAGCCTTTAATGGTATGAGCTGCACGGAAAATTGCATCAATATGTGACTCAACTGTCGCTTCACCTGATTCAATTTCTAATAAGCAGGACTCCATAGCCTCAAGCAACCCCATGGCTTCCTCAAAAAACAACGACTTCGCTTCTGACATATCCATAGAGTGCCCCTTCTAAATTGCTGCTGCGTCAGAAGTAAAATCCAGTGAATACAGCTGAAATACCCGACTAACAGCCGGGTTTTCGCTATGAGTCAGGGTAAAGTTTTTGTCTTTGTGATGCTGCATCACCCACAGTACTAACTGCACACCGGAAGAATCAAAGTCGTTCACTGCGGATAAATCCAGAATCACTTTCTCCATCGTCATGCTGGTAAGCTTTTTCAGGGCTTCATAACAATCCCGAACAGTAAAAATGGTCAGATCATGACCAAATTCAACCACCAGAAAATCCGCTTTTGGAGTAATTTGTACTGACATGTTGAAGTCCTAAGGAAGAATAAGTTTATTCACGGCGACCAACATTTGTTCAGGGCGAAATGGCTTGATAATCCAGGCTTTTGCTCCGGCAGCACGCCCCTGTTCTTTTTTCTCTTCTGCACCTTCAGTGGTTAACATCACCACAGGAGTAAAACGATAAGCTGGTAACTGCTTGATTTCCTTTAATAAGGTAATGCCATCCATATTTGGCATATTCACGTCCGAAATAATTAGATGGACTTTCTGCCCTGTCAGTTTCTTTAGCGCGTCCACGCCATCCACTGCTTCAATCACGTCAAAACCGTTGGCTTTGAGGGTCATGCCCACGACCTGACGAATGCTGATTGAGTCATCGACAATTAGTATGGTTTTCATCACTGCACATCCCTAAAAAAACGTAATATCATCATCTGACGCTGAGTGTTGTTTACCGCCCGTATGCACAGACACTTGCTCAAGCGTGGTATAGGTTTTTCGTAATCCTTCCAGCCACTGCTGTACTGAAATAGTATCGGGCAGCTGCCCCGCATCCAGCTGGGCCGCAAACAGGTTTGCGTTGTCACTCAGCTTATTCATATCGTCCATCACGTGGCTGAGGATTTGGCTGACTCTGTCCTGAAACTGTAAATGCATCACCACATCAGATAGTTGCTGCTGCACATGCTCTGCCTGTAGCTGCATTTGATGATTGGAATCACTGATGCCCTGCACTGCACCTTCGTAGTCGCTGAGCACACTGCTGATGGTTTGTTCGGTTTGTTGAATAAGCTGTTGTTCGTGACCGACTTGCTGCTCTGAATCTGCCACTGTTTTGGTTAAAGCCTGTGTCACTTCAGCCACACGTTGGCGGATTTTTTGGCCAGCTTCGCTGGAACGATTAGATAAAGCACGAACTTCGGTCGCGACCACAGCAAAACCCCGACCACTTTCACCCGCTCTGGCTGCTTCGATAGCCGCATTGAGTGCCAACAAATTAGTTTGAGCGGCTATATCGCCCACTTCACTGGTCATGGCTTGCAAATTGTCTGTCACTTTGGCAAGTTCCTGAATGTCAGTCAGCATCTTGTGGCGGTTTTGCTGAGCCTGATTTAATTGCTGTGTCATCGCCAGCAGCTTACGTTCAGACTCTTTAATCATTGCAACCAGCATCTGCTCATTGTGCGCAGCTCCTTTACCTGGCCCCGATCCCAACACACTGAGCAGGTCAGCAAACTTATGATTCAGATGCACTACTCCGGCTTCGGTTTGTTCTTTGACCAACTCCGATTGTTTCACCCACATCGGCAACACCTGACTAAGTAACTGCAGCAGATTTTGGCTAAAAGGCCGCAGTTCCGGCACTTGTTCCTGCCGGATTTGTTCTGTTTTGGGCTCTGCTGCAGAAAAAGACAACCACAATAAGGCCGCACCAACCAGGCACAACAGAGTGCTGAAGATTGCCCCGCCAATAGATGAATAGTTCAGCCATTGGCTGACCAACACCAAAATAAATAAAATGATGCACAGCGGAGGAATTAACCTTTTGTCCATTAGCCAGTTCCAAAGTTACAAAGAGACGCCAGAGAAGTATGGATCCTGCTGGTTTTTTTGCCATTAATTCGCAGAAAAAATTGTTAATTTTCTTTAAGTTATAGAATTGTGAGCTTAAGACTGCTCAAGTAGTAAAAGAAGCGGGGCGGGTATTTCAACATAGATACAGTGGATGAACATAACAGGGAATAGAGATCTGCTGCTCTCTGTTCCCTTGTTAAAAAACTAATTGGCTTCGCGAGCTTCCAACACTGGTTTTTGTTGTTGAGTTTTTTTCATATGCCGCCCATAGACCGGCTCAAACAGCGGTGTCGCCATAAGCGTGGTGACTATGGCCATCAGCACCATAATGGAAAATAAAGCAGGCATAGTCTCAGCAGGAAATATCTGTTGTTGTATGTCTGGCCATAGCAGGCCAGATAACCAAAGATTTGGGCTGCGACCAGAATAACGGCCAATTACAGCACAAAGCTGCCCACAAATTCCAATGCGTTCATCATTTATACTTCTAAAGTTGTTGATGTAGAGGTTGTTGTTTTAGCGTGGGAAGCTTGTGTGTTTTTGCTTTGCTACCGGTTTAAACCGATCTCTGAAATCGAGACTACAGAGCAGTTTAATCCAGCACAAACGGATTTCTGCGACCACCCATTAAGCAGTTGATTAGATAGATATTTTTATTTACTCAGATACCACCAGATAAACAATAGTGAAAAGCTGAACAAATAAATCAGGCCTAGCCAGGATAACAAGCGGATCCAGGGTTGCATCAGATGTTTTTGCTGGCCCCGCATCAGGCGGTAATTTAGCCAGGCAAAAACCGGAGTAGTCACAAAAGCCAGACTCATCGCAAAGGTCAACATGGGCCCAAGCGCAGATTTAAAAAACAAAATCACAGCCATCCCCGAAGCTGCTTGTGCCAGCAGCCAGTAGTTATAGCTATGTTTTCGTTCAGCTTTTTGCCAACCCAAGAGTTGAAAAGATTCATTAATAGTGCGGGCATATCCATCCAGCACCGTCAGCGTGGTACCAAACATACAAAGAAAGGCGACTAAAGCCACCAACAGCTTTGACCAGTCGCCTATAGTGCTGGCATACATAGCAACAAACTGGCTGGTATAAGCAGCACC
Protein-coding sequences here:
- a CDS encoding methyl-accepting chemotaxis protein; the encoded protein is MDKRLIPPLCIILFILVLVSQWLNYSSIGGAIFSTLLCLVGAALLWLSFSAAEPKTEQIRQEQVPELRPFSQNLLQLLSQVLPMWVKQSELVKEQTEAGVVHLNHKFADLLSVLGSGPGKGAAHNEQMLVAMIKESERKLLAMTQQLNQAQQNRHKMLTDIQELAKVTDNLQAMTSEVGDIAAQTNLLALNAAIEAARAGESGRGFAVVATEVRALSNRSSEAGQKIRQRVAEVTQALTKTVADSEQQVGHEQQLIQQTEQTISSVLSDYEGAVQGISDSNHQMQLQAEHVQQQLSDVVMHLQFQDRVSQILSHVMDDMNKLSDNANLFAAQLDAGQLPDTISVQQWLEGLRKTYTTLEQVSVHTGGKQHSASDDDITFF
- a CDS encoding STAS domain-containing protein, which gives rise to MSVQITPKADFLVVEFGHDLTIFTVRDCYEALKKLTSMTMEKVILDLSAVNDFDSSGVQLVLWVMQHHKDKNFTLTHSENPAVSRVFQLYSLDFTSDAAAI
- a CDS encoding response regulator; translated protein: MKTILIVDDSISIRQVVGMTLKANGFDVIEAVDGVDALKKLTGQKVHLIISDVNMPNMDGITLLKEIKQLPAYRFTPVVMLTTEGAEEKKEQGRAAGAKAWIIKPFRPEQMLVAVNKLILP